A section of the Vicinamibacterales bacterium genome encodes:
- a CDS encoding PhoH family protein, whose product MRKVAVPEAGMSTLFGAYDVNLRQLEDLLNVRIRTQGHELLVEGMPADTAKVARLVEQLGALISEGHSISDRDVKTASQLLVDDGAVDLRDHFLKDGQLRQAGKKRIAPKSVNQRRYLDAIEQHDIVFGIGPAGTGKTYLAMAQAVSYLLAKKVSRIVLARPAVEAGEKLGFLPGDLQEKVNPYLRPLYDALYDMLDVEKAERMLERGTIEVAPLAFMRGRTLNDAFVILDEAQNTTSEQMKMFLTRLGFGSKAVVTGDVTQIDLPMGKTSGLVQAMEVVGKVDGISFIYFDERDVVRHKLVQAIVKAYDAYGSGPSTR is encoded by the coding sequence ATGCGTAAGGTAGCGGTGCCCGAGGCGGGCATGTCGACCCTGTTTGGGGCCTACGACGTGAACCTCCGGCAACTCGAAGACCTCCTCAACGTCCGCATCCGGACCCAGGGCCACGAACTGCTGGTCGAGGGCATGCCGGCGGACACTGCAAAGGTGGCGCGCCTGGTCGAGCAACTGGGCGCCCTGATCAGCGAAGGCCACTCCATTTCCGATCGCGACGTGAAGACCGCGTCGCAACTGCTGGTCGACGACGGCGCCGTCGATCTGCGCGACCACTTTCTCAAGGACGGCCAGCTCCGCCAGGCCGGCAAGAAGCGGATTGCGCCGAAGTCGGTCAACCAGCGCCGCTATCTCGACGCCATCGAACAACACGACATCGTGTTCGGCATCGGGCCCGCCGGCACCGGCAAGACCTATCTCGCGATGGCGCAGGCGGTCAGCTACCTGCTGGCGAAGAAGGTCAGCCGCATCGTGCTCGCCCGCCCGGCGGTCGAGGCCGGCGAGAAGCTCGGGTTCCTGCCTGGCGACCTGCAGGAAAAGGTCAACCCGTACCTGCGCCCCCTCTACGACGCGCTCTACGACATGCTCGACGTCGAGAAGGCGGAGCGCATGCTCGAGCGGGGCACCATTGAGGTGGCGCCGCTGGCATTCATGCGCGGCCGCACGCTCAACGACGCGTTCGTGATCCTGGATGAAGCCCAGAACACCACGAGCGAGCAGATGAAGATGTTCCTGACCCGCCTCGGCTTCGGCTCGAAGGCCGTCGTCACGGGCGACGTCACGCAGATTGACCTGCCAATGGGCAAGACCTCCGGCCTGGTGCAGGCGATGGAAGTGGTGGGGAAGGTAGACGGCATCTCCTTCATCTACTTTGACGAGCGCGACGTCGTCCGGCACAAGCTCGTGCAGGCAATTGTGAAAGCGTACGACGCATATGGCAGCGGCCCGTCTACACGTTAG
- a CDS encoding protein kinase produces MSLPKGTRLGPYEIQSLLGAGGMGQVYRARDTRLDRAVAVKVLRADAAPTAATRERFEREARAISRLSHPRVCALFDVGNADGIEYLVMELIEGETLAAHLAKGPLPLDELHRYGVQIAQAIAAAHREGIVHRDLKPGNVMLTSSGVKLLDFGLAKALQPAPTAADAPTVTPLTSQGTWLGTAPYMAPEVLQGRPADTRSDLFALGAVLHEMATGTRAFTGDNAATITGAILHQDPPPVSSIRPEVGPAFDRLVRECLAKDPDTRWQSAHDVALQLAADDVAARPVDAQPRGARSPWLGWTLAAIAMVIAVASLLTRDSTRSGIPERLDLHVNPPTRAFAYNADMVTFAISPDGRDLAFVATDGDGVRRAWLRRLTAVDAKPLPGTEGAESVFWSPDGSALAFFAGGMLRRLDLTTGVALPLAEVPRGSGLSGTWGANGEILFASSEGQAIYRVTTAGGPATVLVKPDPARGETKVQFPHHLPDGRSYLYLLNTADGRWLQRAAPGEAAVRVGPIESNVAYLDSGHLVFAKHGTLMAQRFDAATGQLAGEPIAMAPQVRFFLTTGAAAFAASRSGSIVYQAQRDRSRLAWVDRAGHEGGSVGSPGDDISLRITPSGQAALLSRALPSTGTFDVWSVDLSRGTESRLTPEDVRTEVYPVPVPGTDDVIYGVPVGNAPRLNRHNLATSKTEVLLPGTRFQIASDVSPDGTRLAYSERGDNGNFVLWTLPLAEPSKATVLRRSRANEGSLRYSPDGRHYTFTSTESGRQEIYVAAVAGGAAVPVSVGGAVMARWPPDGREIIYLSLDRRLVSVPFRSAPAITLGVAVTLFGVGEKGWIDFDLAPDGKRFLAIVPDLVADEQPLTAILNWRGAPR; encoded by the coding sequence ATGAGCCTGCCGAAGGGAACCCGCCTCGGTCCGTACGAAATCCAGTCGTTGCTCGGTGCGGGCGGCATGGGACAGGTGTACCGCGCGCGCGATACACGGCTCGACCGCGCCGTGGCGGTGAAGGTGCTCCGCGCCGACGCGGCGCCGACGGCGGCCACGCGCGAACGCTTCGAGCGGGAGGCTCGCGCCATCTCGCGTCTCTCGCATCCCCGCGTCTGCGCGCTCTTCGACGTCGGAAATGCCGACGGCATCGAGTACCTCGTAATGGAACTGATCGAAGGCGAGACCTTGGCGGCGCACCTCGCCAAGGGGCCGCTGCCGCTGGACGAACTCCACCGCTACGGCGTTCAGATCGCCCAGGCGATTGCGGCCGCCCATCGCGAAGGCATCGTGCACCGGGACCTCAAGCCTGGCAACGTGATGCTCACGTCATCGGGCGTGAAGCTGCTGGATTTCGGCCTGGCCAAGGCCCTGCAGCCGGCGCCGACCGCCGCCGATGCCCCCACCGTCACCCCGCTCACCTCGCAGGGCACATGGCTCGGCACCGCGCCGTACATGGCGCCCGAGGTGCTCCAGGGCCGGCCCGCCGACACGCGCAGCGACCTGTTCGCGCTCGGCGCCGTGCTCCACGAAATGGCCACCGGCACGCGAGCCTTCACCGGCGACAACGCCGCCACCATCACCGGGGCCATCCTCCACCAGGACCCGCCACCGGTGTCGTCGATCAGGCCCGAGGTGGGGCCCGCCTTTGATCGCCTCGTGCGCGAGTGCCTGGCCAAGGACCCCGACACGCGCTGGCAGTCGGCGCACGACGTGGCGCTGCAACTGGCGGCGGACGATGTCGCCGCGCGGCCCGTCGATGCGCAGCCGCGCGGGGCGCGCAGCCCGTGGCTCGGCTGGACCCTGGCAGCCATCGCGATGGTCATCGCCGTCGCCAGCCTCCTCACGCGCGATTCGACACGGTCCGGCATCCCGGAGCGGCTCGACCTGCACGTCAACCCGCCGACCCGCGCCTTTGCGTACAACGCCGATATGGTCACGTTTGCCATCTCGCCCGATGGCCGCGACCTGGCGTTTGTCGCCACCGATGGCGACGGAGTCCGTCGCGCATGGCTGCGACGCCTGACGGCGGTCGACGCGAAGCCCCTGCCGGGCACGGAAGGAGCCGAGTCGGTGTTCTGGTCGCCCGATGGCAGCGCCCTCGCGTTCTTCGCCGGCGGGATGTTGAGGCGGCTCGACCTGACCACGGGCGTGGCACTTCCCCTCGCCGAGGTACCTCGGGGAAGCGGGCTTTCTGGCACCTGGGGCGCCAACGGAGAAATCCTCTTCGCCAGCTCGGAAGGCCAGGCCATCTACCGCGTGACCACCGCCGGCGGGCCCGCGACGGTGCTCGTCAAGCCAGATCCGGCTCGCGGCGAGACGAAGGTGCAGTTCCCGCACCACCTGCCGGATGGCCGGTCGTATCTGTACTTGCTGAACACGGCTGATGGCCGGTGGCTTCAACGGGCGGCGCCCGGCGAGGCGGCTGTGCGTGTCGGGCCGATTGAGTCAAACGTGGCGTATCTCGACAGCGGACACCTGGTGTTCGCCAAGCACGGCACGCTGATGGCCCAGCGGTTCGACGCAGCAACCGGCCAGCTGGCTGGCGAGCCGATCGCAATGGCCCCCCAGGTCCGCTTCTTCCTGACCACGGGCGCCGCCGCCTTTGCGGCCTCGCGAAGCGGGTCGATCGTGTACCAAGCCCAGCGTGACCGCTCGCGGCTGGCCTGGGTCGACCGGGCCGGGCACGAGGGCGGCTCGGTGGGATCACCGGGAGACGACATCAGCCTTCGCATCACACCGTCGGGCCAGGCGGCGCTGCTGAGCCGCGCCCTGCCAAGCACCGGGACCTTCGACGTGTGGTCGGTCGATCTCAGCCGCGGCACCGAATCGCGGCTCACGCCGGAAGATGTGCGCACGGAAGTGTATCCGGTCCCAGTGCCCGGGACCGACGACGTGATCTACGGCGTCCCCGTCGGGAACGCGCCGCGGCTCAACCGTCACAACCTGGCGACCAGCAAGACCGAGGTGCTGTTGCCGGGCACCCGATTTCAGATTGCCAGCGATGTATCTCCAGACGGAACGCGGCTGGCATACTCGGAGCGCGGGGACAACGGCAACTTCGTTCTCTGGACACTCCCGCTGGCGGAACCGTCGAAGGCCACGGTGCTGCGCCGCTCCAGGGCCAACGAAGGAAGCCTGCGCTACTCCCCTGACGGACGGCACTACACCTTCACCTCCACCGAGTCAGGCCGCCAGGAGATCTACGTAGCGGCGGTGGCGGGCGGCGCGGCCGTGCCCGTGTCGGTCGGCGGAGCCGTGATGGCGAGGTGGCCGCCCGACGGCCGGGAGATCATCTACCTGTCGCTTGATCGCCGGCTCGTCTCGGTACCGTTCCGATCGGCGCCGGCCATCACCCTGGGGGTGGCTGTCACGCTGTTCGGCGTTGGGGAGAAGGGCTGGATCGACTTCGACCTCGCCCCCGATGGCAAACGGTTCCTGGCCATCGTCCCTGACCTGGTGGCCGACGAGCAGCCGCTCACGGCGATCCTGAATTGGCGCGGCGCTCCGCGCTAG
- a CDS encoding hemolysin family protein, with amino-acid sequence MTPLLLFLLGCAATYLGTVSAGFNALMRLSLRIHAERTDRDDALGWYLDDPRRLFIPVRILFSIITVLSTALVARLTGVDPAGFPVLVLSVIGIMVTCEHFIPLLVVRRDPERVLDVLLPSFDVVAKTLRPLTAAFLRMGTSRRKERATNGNGHAAPPPSEDTTPVQAEVEAAQDGQARQLLRNLADFRETMVREVMTPRPDIIGLDQTSTIEQLQALFREQQYSRIPVYQETLDNVVGFVFVKDLIMRGAPTSGPITPLIRPAHFVPETKRVPELLKEFQRKRIQSAIVVDEYGGTAGIITVEDLLEEIVGEIRDEYDVEVERIIDEGQGRFVFSGSVHVEEMANLLKVTIEGHGFETVGGYLLSRLGRVPAVGERFDLDGLDVEILETEQRRITRVRMSRHDEATANGSQGPR; translated from the coding sequence ATGACACCGCTGCTGCTGTTTCTCCTGGGGTGCGCCGCCACCTACCTGGGCACGGTATCGGCCGGTTTCAACGCGCTGATGCGGCTGTCGCTGCGCATCCACGCCGAACGCACCGATCGCGATGACGCGCTCGGGTGGTACCTGGACGACCCGCGCCGGCTGTTCATCCCGGTCCGCATCCTCTTCTCGATTATCACGGTGCTGTCCACGGCGCTGGTGGCGCGCCTGACCGGCGTGGACCCGGCCGGCTTCCCGGTGCTGGTGCTGTCGGTGATCGGCATCATGGTGACCTGCGAGCATTTCATCCCGTTGCTGGTCGTGCGGCGCGACCCCGAGCGCGTGCTCGACGTGCTGCTGCCATCGTTCGACGTGGTCGCCAAGACGCTGCGTCCGCTGACCGCGGCCTTCCTGCGCATGGGCACCAGCCGGCGGAAGGAACGGGCCACCAACGGCAACGGACACGCCGCGCCGCCACCGAGCGAGGACACGACGCCGGTCCAGGCCGAGGTGGAAGCCGCGCAGGACGGCCAGGCCCGCCAGCTGCTTCGCAACCTGGCGGACTTCCGCGAAACCATGGTCCGTGAAGTGATGACGCCGCGGCCCGACATCATCGGCCTCGACCAGACTTCCACCATCGAACAACTCCAGGCGTTGTTCCGGGAGCAGCAGTACTCGCGCATCCCCGTCTACCAAGAGACGCTCGACAACGTGGTGGGGTTCGTGTTCGTGAAAGACCTGATCATGCGCGGGGCGCCCACCTCGGGGCCGATCACGCCGCTGATCCGGCCCGCGCACTTCGTGCCGGAGACCAAGCGCGTGCCGGAACTGCTCAAGGAGTTCCAGCGCAAGCGCATCCAGAGCGCCATCGTCGTGGATGAGTACGGCGGCACCGCCGGCATCATCACCGTCGAGGACCTGCTGGAGGAAATCGTCGGCGAGATCCGGGATGAGTACGACGTGGAAGTCGAGCGGATTATCGACGAAGGGCAGGGGCGATTCGTGTTCAGCGGCAGCGTGCACGTGGAAGAGATGGCCAACCTGCTGAAAGTGACGATCGAAGGGCACGGCTTCGAGACGGTCGGAGGCTACCTGCTCTCACGCCTGGGCCGCGTGCCCGCGGTGGGCGAGCGCTTCGACCTGGACGGCCTCGACGTGGAGATCCTTGAGACCGAGCAGCGCCGCATCACGCGGGTCCGCATGAGCCGGCATGACGAGGCGACGGCCAACGGCAGCCAGGGGCCACGATGA
- the aspS gene encoding aspartate--tRNA ligase has translation MAEQLGSLARTHTCGALRPVDVGQDVVLLGWVHRVRDLGSLLFLDVRDRHGLTQVIVEGDEALLERVKRIRSEFVVAILGEAERRSPETINLSLPTGEVEVRAKEVRILNEAKTPPFSIAEDQNVSEETRLKYRYLDLRRPQLQHNLALRHRITIALRKYFDEHGFYEIETPILTKSTPEGARDFLVPSRVHPGEFYALPQSPQIFKQILMIAGFDRYVQIARCFRDEALRADRQLEFTQVDLEMSFATPPMVYEIVEGALAACFKEIGVDIPRPFRRMAYAEAMAKYGSDKPDLRFGLEIQDFGPLFAESPFGIFREAVAHGGTIRGFVIPGAAKFSRREVDELVEQAKQLGAAGLIYARHTAEGVQASAKAIGEEGTRTVLEASGASKEDLLVLASGAPDAASKVLGQLRLQVAKKQNLIPAGKWELTWVTDFPLFDWNAGEKRWDSVNHPFTAPREEDLHLLQSDPGKVMAKAYDVILNGWELGGGSIRIHDRETQANVFRLLGLSDEDAKNRFGFFLESLEYGTPPHGGLALGLDRICALLAGETSIREVIPFPKTTQAVDLMCDAPSSVDPRQMRELHIKPIA, from the coding sequence ATGGCTGAACAGCTCGGATCGCTCGCTCGCACGCACACTTGTGGCGCCCTGCGCCCCGTTGACGTCGGCCAGGACGTCGTCCTGCTGGGGTGGGTGCACCGTGTCCGCGACCTCGGGTCGCTGTTGTTTCTCGACGTGCGCGATCGCCACGGCCTGACCCAGGTCATTGTCGAAGGCGACGAGGCGCTGCTCGAGCGCGTCAAGCGCATCCGCTCCGAGTTCGTGGTCGCGATTCTTGGCGAGGCCGAGCGGCGATCGCCCGAGACCATCAACCTGTCGCTGCCCACCGGCGAGGTCGAGGTGCGCGCGAAAGAAGTGCGCATTCTCAACGAGGCCAAGACGCCGCCGTTCTCGATTGCGGAAGACCAGAACGTCTCGGAAGAGACCCGGCTGAAGTATCGCTATCTCGACCTGCGGCGCCCGCAGTTGCAGCACAACCTGGCCCTGCGGCACCGCATCACGATCGCGCTGCGCAAGTACTTCGACGAACACGGCTTCTACGAGATCGAAACGCCGATCCTGACCAAGTCAACGCCCGAGGGCGCGCGCGACTTCCTGGTGCCAAGCCGCGTGCACCCGGGCGAGTTCTACGCGCTGCCGCAGTCGCCGCAGATCTTCAAGCAGATCCTGATGATCGCCGGCTTCGATCGCTACGTGCAGATCGCCCGCTGTTTCCGCGACGAGGCGCTGCGTGCCGATCGGCAGCTCGAGTTCACGCAGGTGGACCTCGAGATGTCGTTCGCGACGCCGCCGATGGTGTACGAGATCGTCGAGGGCGCGCTGGCGGCGTGCTTCAAGGAGATCGGCGTGGACATCCCGCGCCCCTTCCGTCGCATGGCGTATGCCGAGGCCATGGCGAAGTACGGCTCCGACAAGCCGGACCTGCGGTTCGGCCTCGAGATCCAGGACTTCGGGCCGCTCTTCGCCGAGTCGCCGTTCGGCATCTTCCGCGAAGCCGTCGCCCATGGCGGCACCATCCGCGGCTTCGTGATTCCCGGCGCGGCGAAGTTCTCGCGGCGCGAGGTCGATGAACTGGTCGAACAGGCGAAGCAGTTGGGCGCCGCCGGACTCATTTACGCGCGCCACACCGCCGAGGGCGTGCAGGCGTCGGCGAAGGCGATTGGCGAGGAGGGCACGCGCACGGTGCTCGAGGCGTCAGGCGCATCGAAGGAGGACCTGCTGGTGCTGGCCTCGGGCGCCCCCGACGCGGCGTCGAAGGTGCTCGGCCAACTCCGCCTGCAGGTTGCGAAAAAACAGAACCTGATCCCGGCCGGCAAGTGGGAGCTGACCTGGGTCACGGACTTCCCGCTGTTCGACTGGAACGCCGGCGAGAAGCGCTGGGATTCGGTAAACCATCCTTTCACCGCGCCGCGCGAGGAAGACCTGCACCTGCTGCAGTCGGATCCCGGCAAGGTGATGGCCAAGGCCTACGACGTCATCCTCAACGGATGGGAGTTGGGGGGCGGCAGCATCCGTATCCACGACCGCGAAACCCAGGCCAACGTGTTCCGCCTGCTGGGGCTGTCGGACGAGGATGCGAAGAACCGGTTCGGCTTCTTCCTCGAATCCCTGGAGTACGGCACGCCGCCGCACGGCGGCCTGGCCCTCGGCCTCGACCGCATTTGCGCGCTGCTGGCGGGCGAGACGTCGATCCGCGAGGTCATCCCGTTCCCGAAGACCACGCAGGCCGTGGATTTGATGTGCGACGCGCCGTCCTCCGTAGATCCGCGCCAGATGCGTGAGCTGCATATCAAGCCCATCGCCTGA
- the hisS gene encoding histidine--tRNA ligase, with amino-acid sequence MNTGPARGMRDFLPEDVRKRRHVIGVIADVYQQYGFEPLETPSVENLETLQGKYGEEGDRLIFKILKRGEGAETGQADLALRYDLTVPLARVVAEYRARLPKFFKRYQVQPVWRADRPQKGRFREFYQCDVDAIGSKAMVVEAELLAAANDVLTRLGFANFTIRLNHRRVLTGMLDAGGVPSHLHNDALVAIDKLDKIGRDGVAAEFEARGIPFSGASLILEFFTAVQAAAADADQDPARFNRETLARLTGLVSADGAAGVAELQEIVRLSGATGAASRIRIDPSLARGLSYYTGSIFEIAVPDLAGSLGGGGRYDNLIGMFSGEDVPACGISLGLERILVVMGERNMFPPSLVATPADVMVVQWFAGRTELYLALATELRAAGLRVELYPEAPAEDNQKGVIVKQFQYAQARGIPFAAVIGKPELEAGTVTVRTLATRQDEQRPRADVAAYLKTLISG; translated from the coding sequence ATGAACACCGGACCTGCCCGCGGCATGCGCGACTTCCTGCCGGAAGACGTGCGCAAGCGCCGCCATGTGATCGGCGTGATCGCCGACGTCTACCAGCAGTACGGGTTCGAGCCGCTCGAGACCCCGTCGGTCGAAAACCTCGAAACGCTCCAGGGGAAATACGGCGAAGAGGGCGACCGCCTCATCTTCAAGATTCTCAAGCGCGGCGAGGGCGCGGAAACCGGGCAGGCCGACCTGGCGCTGCGCTACGACCTGACGGTGCCACTGGCCCGCGTCGTCGCGGAGTATCGCGCCAGGCTGCCGAAGTTCTTCAAGCGCTATCAAGTGCAACCGGTGTGGCGCGCCGACCGCCCGCAGAAGGGCCGCTTCCGCGAGTTCTATCAGTGCGATGTCGACGCCATCGGCTCGAAGGCGATGGTCGTCGAAGCCGAACTGCTGGCAGCGGCGAACGATGTGCTGACGCGGCTGGGCTTTGCCAACTTCACCATCCGCCTGAATCACCGGCGCGTGCTCACCGGCATGCTGGACGCGGGCGGCGTGCCGTCGCACCTGCACAACGACGCGCTGGTGGCCATCGACAAGCTGGACAAGATCGGGCGCGACGGCGTCGCCGCCGAGTTCGAGGCCCGTGGCATTCCGTTCAGCGGCGCCTCGCTCATTCTCGAGTTCTTCACCGCCGTCCAGGCGGCCGCGGCCGATGCCGACCAGGACCCGGCGCGCTTTAATCGCGAGACCCTCGCGCGCCTGACCGGCCTGGTCTCGGCTGACGGCGCCGCCGGCGTGGCGGAGCTGCAGGAGATTGTCCGGTTGAGCGGCGCCACGGGCGCGGCCTCCCGCATCCGGATCGATCCCAGCCTGGCCCGTGGCCTGTCGTACTACACCGGGTCGATCTTCGAGATTGCCGTGCCCGACCTCGCCGGCAGCCTCGGTGGCGGCGGCCGCTACGACAACCTGATCGGCATGTTCTCGGGCGAGGACGTGCCCGCCTGCGGCATTTCGCTGGGGCTCGAACGCATCCTGGTAGTGATGGGGGAGCGCAACATGTTCCCGCCGTCCCTGGTGGCCACGCCCGCTGACGTCATGGTCGTGCAGTGGTTCGCCGGGCGCACCGAGCTCTACCTGGCGCTGGCCACCGAGCTGCGGGCGGCGGGCCTGCGCGTCGAGCTCTATCCTGAGGCGCCGGCCGAAGATAATCAGAAGGGCGTCATCGTCAAGCAGTTCCAGTATGCGCAGGCGAGGGGTATTCCATTTGCAGCGGTCATTGGAAAACCCGAGCTGGAAGCAGGTACTGTGACTGTTCGCACTCTCGCGACGCGCCAGGACGAACAACGACCGCGGGCCGATGTGGCCGCGTATCTGAAGACCTTGATCTCCGGCTAA
- the ybeY gene encoding rRNA maturation RNase YbeY: protein MAAARLHVSVATPDTSAPSTRGLAAWLQRAAPAVARGDVSIAVVSDRRMRALNRQFRGKDIATDVLSFPATHMPGVTSFLGDIVIAAGVAARQARDAGHPLSTELKILALHGLLHLMGYDHETDAGKMARAETRLRQKAGLREGLIERSRPSTGRRAPRTR from the coding sequence ATGGCAGCGGCCCGTCTACACGTTAGCGTTGCGACTCCCGACACCTCGGCTCCGTCCACGCGCGGGCTGGCCGCCTGGCTCCAGCGCGCGGCGCCGGCCGTGGCGCGCGGCGACGTCAGCATCGCGGTGGTCTCGGACCGCCGCATGCGCGCCCTTAACCGGCAGTTCCGCGGGAAAGACATCGCCACGGACGTGCTGTCGTTTCCGGCCACGCACATGCCGGGCGTTACTTCGTTCCTCGGCGACATCGTGATTGCGGCGGGCGTGGCCGCCCGCCAGGCCCGTGACGCGGGGCATCCGCTCAGCACGGAACTCAAGATCCTGGCGCTCCACGGCCTGTTGCACCTGATGGGCTACGACCACGAGACCGATGCCGGCAAGATGGCGCGCGCCGAAACGCGGCTGCGCCAGAAGGCCGGCCTGCGCGAAGGGCTGATCGAACGGAGCCGCCCTTCGACTGGGAGACGTGCGCCCAGGACCCGATGA
- the era gene encoding GTPase Era — MKAGFVALIGRPNAGKSTLLNRLVGQKIAIVSDKPQTTRNRIVGVRQYPEGQIVFLDTPGVHKPLHRLNVRMVDAALETLKEVDVIAVVVDGSEPGGAGDDYLMDVIRKSKVPRVLVLNKVDIADKGSLLPRLAEYEKEVGFADLVPVSALTGENVDRLEQVLLTHLPEGEPIYPEDYLTDQPERFFVAELVREQVLQQTRDELPFSTAVVVDKFEEADAKGLMRFFCTILVDRDSQKPILVGRAGSRIKEIGTAARKELEKFFDARVFLDLHVKVREGWREDERMLDSLGLPSRKKRS, encoded by the coding sequence ATGAAAGCCGGATTTGTCGCCCTGATCGGCCGCCCCAACGCCGGCAAGTCCACGCTGCTCAATCGCCTGGTCGGCCAGAAGATCGCGATTGTGTCCGACAAGCCCCAGACCACCCGGAACCGGATCGTCGGCGTCCGCCAGTATCCAGAAGGGCAGATTGTCTTCCTCGACACACCGGGCGTGCACAAGCCGCTCCATCGCCTGAATGTTCGCATGGTCGACGCCGCGCTCGAGACCCTCAAGGAAGTTGACGTCATTGCCGTCGTCGTCGATGGCAGCGAACCGGGTGGGGCCGGCGATGACTATCTGATGGATGTGATCCGCAAGTCGAAGGTGCCGCGGGTCCTGGTGCTCAACAAGGTTGACATCGCCGACAAAGGATCGCTGCTCCCGCGCCTGGCTGAATACGAGAAAGAAGTCGGCTTTGCAGACCTGGTGCCGGTGTCGGCACTGACCGGCGAGAATGTTGACCGGCTCGAACAGGTGTTGCTGACGCACTTGCCGGAGGGCGAGCCCATCTATCCCGAGGACTACCTCACCGACCAGCCCGAGCGGTTCTTTGTCGCCGAACTGGTCCGCGAGCAGGTCCTGCAACAAACGCGCGACGAGCTGCCGTTCTCCACCGCCGTGGTCGTGGACAAGTTCGAGGAGGCGGACGCCAAGGGGCTGATGCGATTCTTCTGCACCATCCTCGTGGACCGCGACAGCCAGAAGCCGATCCTCGTGGGGCGGGCGGGCTCGCGCATCAAGGAGATCGGCACGGCGGCGCGGAAGGAGCTCGAAAAGTTCTTCGACGCGCGCGTGTTCCTCGACCTGCACGTCAAGGTGCGCGAGGGCTGGCGCGAGGACGAGCGCATGCTCGACTCACTCGGGCTGCCATCACGAAAGAAACGATCGTAG
- the mgtE gene encoding magnesium transporter → MAPPRRIDVVLDSVKRLLRIGATANLLNLLQKQHPADLASVFGSLLDTERQAVFSLLVERSGRLAMESVSEMGPEEGAKLLTGRSAEEIARLLQEIPSDDAAALIDYLPDELSSEVLELMRRRESGQVESLLEYGEQTAGRIMNPQVFALSEDLTVGEAITALQGSRDVEMVFYLYVVDARRHLVGVTSLRRLLLVSPETPLKRIMTAEVTSVRVDTDQEEVARQVASYNLLAVPVVDEENKLVGVVTVDDVIDVIKDEASEDLLRLAGVSGDERVTTPAGEAFRKRLPWLLANLVTAFVAASVVALFEGTIQQVTALAIFMPIVAGMGGNAGTQTLTVIVRGLALGELSWTNGKKALAKEALVGLANGFALGLVAAGVAWATKADPVLALLLGMAMVCNMFVAATAGTLVPLGLKALKVDPALGSSVFITTFTDVVGFASFLGLATIFLRYLVR, encoded by the coding sequence ATGGCTCCGCCACGCAGAATTGACGTCGTCCTCGACTCGGTCAAGCGGTTGCTCCGCATTGGCGCGACGGCCAATCTGCTGAACCTCCTCCAGAAACAACACCCCGCGGACCTGGCGTCGGTGTTCGGATCGCTGCTCGACACCGAGCGGCAGGCGGTGTTTTCGCTGCTGGTCGAACGCAGCGGCCGCCTGGCGATGGAAAGCGTCAGCGAGATGGGGCCCGAAGAGGGCGCCAAGCTGCTGACCGGCCGGTCGGCCGAAGAGATTGCCCGGTTGTTGCAGGAAATTCCATCAGACGACGCCGCCGCGCTGATCGATTACCTGCCGGACGAGTTGTCCAGCGAAGTGCTGGAGTTGATGCGGCGCCGCGAGTCGGGCCAGGTCGAGAGCCTGCTCGAGTACGGCGAGCAGACGGCGGGCCGCATCATGAACCCGCAGGTCTTTGCCCTGAGCGAAGACCTGACGGTGGGCGAGGCCATCACGGCGCTGCAGGGCTCGCGCGACGTCGAGATGGTGTTCTACCTCTACGTGGTGGACGCGCGCCGCCACCTGGTGGGCGTCACCTCGTTGCGCCGGTTGCTGCTCGTCTCTCCTGAAACGCCGCTCAAGCGGATCATGACGGCGGAGGTCACCAGCGTCCGCGTCGACACCGACCAGGAAGAAGTGGCGCGCCAGGTGGCGTCGTACAACCTGCTGGCCGTGCCGGTGGTCGACGAGGAGAACAAGCTCGTCGGCGTCGTCACCGTGGACGACGTCATCGACGTCATCAAGGACGAGGCCTCGGAAGACCTGCTGCGCCTGGCCGGCGTGTCGGGTGATGAACGGGTCACGACTCCGGCGGGCGAGGCCTTCCGCAAGCGCCTGCCGTGGCTGCTGGCCAACCTGGTTACGGCCTTCGTCGCGGCGTCGGTGGTGGCGCTGTTTGAAGGCACCATCCAGCAGGTCACGGCGCTGGCGATCTTCATGCCCATCGTCGCCGGCATGGGCGGCAACGCCGGCACCCAGACCCTGACCGTCATTGTCCGCGGCCTGGCCCTCGGCGAGTTGAGCTGGACGAACGGCAAGAAGGCGCTGGCCAAGGAGGCCCTGGTCGGGCTCGCCAACGGCTTTGCCCTGGGCCTGGTCGCCGCCGGCGTCGCGTGGGCGACCAAGGCCGACCCGGTGCTGGCCCTGCTGCTCGGCATGGCCATGGTCTGCAACATGTTCGTGGCGGCCACCGCCGGCACCCTGGTGCCGCTCGGGTTGAAGGCCCTGAAGGTGGACCCGGCGCTGGGCTCCTCGGTATTCATCACCACGTTTACCGACGTGGTGGGGTTCGCCTCGTTCCTCGGGCTGGCCACGATCTTCCTGCGCTACCTCGTTCGGTAG